Sequence from the Erythrolamprus reginae isolate rEryReg1 chromosome 2, rEryReg1.hap1, whole genome shotgun sequence genome:
acaaacaacaatcatacagtcattagtgggaggaaatgggtgatagtaaTGGTGATCGTGGACCAAAGTGGAAACAGGAGAGTATGTGGAACCAGGAATAAGACTTAGCTGCTTGAGCTCCTTCAGCTTTCCTACTTAAATACTCCACATGCACTACTCATATAAGCCAAGGCTTGTCAACCTTGCCaaaaacatgtggacttcaatcctCAGAATTCACCCatttctttgtttctgttgtgATCATAGGGTCTGCtttataacaatagcatttagacttatataccgcttcatagtgcttttacagccctctctaagtgctttacagagagtcagcctcttgcccccaacaatctggctcctcattttgcccacctcggaaggatggaaggatgaatcaaccttgagctggtggtgagatctgaactgctggactacagctagcagttagctgaagtacctgcagtgctgcactctgaccactgtgtCATCCCAGCTCTACTTTTGTGAAAGCTGTCTTTAGTTCACTATCCCATCCCTAGGAAtcccaacaaaatcagactctcCCAACAGACCAATCAAAGCAGTCTCagcctcaggggtgggttcttccctgTTCGGACTGGAtcgcctgaaccagtagtgacccactggtggtgatgtcatgatggcaCCATGGAAGTGATTTGGTCGGTGCCAGTCtgtaggcaccgccatctttttcttttcaaattaatTTTTGCGAATTTTTCTCTGTTTGGAGggcttctcctcttccactgCTTGAAAAGGGGCTTGAATTTGATCTATGTGCAGAGTACACAAATTGGGGCCAAATGAGACCATGATCAGTTGGCGCAGCATAAACAGAAAAAACCCACACCATACAATAGCTGGAGTCCTTTGCAGTTTGTTTAGCGAACATCAGGAAGACTTTTCCtcattttcttctctctccctctcccccctgccctctctctcatctcccaGGACTCTTTGGTCTGGTGAACAATGCAGGTTTAGGCAGCTCTATTGGCCCCACGGAATGGATGACCGTGGAAGACTACCGCAAAGTCATGTCTGTTAACACTTTTGGAATGATCGAGGTATCGTTGGCCTTCCTGCCGTTGCTCAAGCGAGCCCGTGGCCGAGTAGTCAATGTTTCCAGCGTCCTGGGGCGGGTTTCAGCCAACGGTGGTGGCTACTGCGTTTCCAAATACACAGTGGAGGCCTTCTCTGACAGCCTCAGGTAGGTGTACGGGAGGTACGTTCATTCCTCAGGTCCACAATAGCCTTTCAGAATCTCtgacacaatttgaggttagctggggggggaatcaaaagcaacatgagaaaatattattttactgaaagagtagtagatccttggaacaaacttccagcagacgtggtagataaatccacagtaactgaatttaaacatgcctgggataaacatagatccattctaagataaaatacaggaaatagtataagggcagactagatggaccatgaggtctttttctgccatcagacttctatgtttctatgtttctctattgCCTGCTCTTAATGTAACCACTGTTGTTATTAAAATGGATGTCTTACGCCAACCCACGTGATAACCATTCAGACGGGGTGTTTCCCATTTTCAAAGATTTTATGGTGCCTGTTGTTTCTTGAAAGGTAATGGGGGTAATAATAATGGAGTAGTTGGgtagttgttatttatttattatattatttatttattagatttgtatgccacctctctccaaagactcggggcggctcacaacagtaataaaacaatattatagcgaaacaaatctaatattaaaagaagcatataaaaccctatcatattaaaaagcaaacagcacatatacagtataccaaacataaatataaaaaatataaaaaagcctggggggaaaggtgtctcaactcacctggtatagatgggtcttgagtaatttacagaagacaagaagggtgggggcagttctgatctccggggggagttgattccagagggccggggccgccacagagaaggctcttcccctggggcccgccaaatgacattgtttagtcaatgggacccgaacaagcccaactctgtgggaccttattggtcgctgggattcatgcggtagcaggcagttccgaaggtactctggtccactgccatgtagagttttaaaggtcataaccaacactttgaattgtgaccggaaactgatcggcagccaatgcaggccacggagtgttgtagaaacagaTTGTGTATGATAAACATGCCTAGTTAGCAATACCTAGGCATGTTTATCACACATAATCTGTGGCAACAACTACCCAACTACCCCATTATTGGGGACTCAAGGAATGTTATGGAAGCTTTACCTACAATATATTTGTATCTCTTTGGAGTCATgagtaaaaattaaaattagtgGTGATTTATATTTGAAAGTTGAATGTACAGCGTCAGTCGGCTAAGGTACAcacttattattttaatattttagattGGAAGACACTCGGGGAGGAAGTTATAAgaaaatggaagagaaagaagaaagggaggaacagaaggagagagagattgagGAGTGAAgtagggagaaagaggagagaggggatGAGGAGGAGCTAGGGGAAAGCAGGTAGGAGGGGGAAAGATTTAGAAGGAGGGGGAGTGCAAGAAAGAATAGTTAAAGGGGCAGACTACTGGTAGTTAAGTGGGAGGGAAATTAATTAAACAAGATTTTGGGTTATGAAACAATGGATAAAAATttggaattacagtggtacctctacttaagaacgcctctacttaaggacttttctagataagaaccgggtgttcaagatttttttgcctctacttaagaaccattttctacttaagaacccgagccaggaaaaatctcccaggaaatttgagagcggcacgaaggcacagtcagtttcctgccattcccactttaatcctggccatctggactgccagaggagccttttggtggtgcttaaggaggctttggcagtccagagtgaacaaagcattttcctttctcttggtgcttggacagggaataagcctggtcactgaacgaattaagttcttaagtagaggtaccactgtatatgtatgtaatattgtAAGGTATATACATGttaaatttgttaaatttgtatgtgaaggtggaagaaaaataataaaaattgaaaaaaaaacaaaaacattacaGAAGCTTTACAAATTAGTATAAAGGATATGATTTAACCCTTCACAATAttttggtgtttgtttgtttttttccccaggaGGGACATGTATCATTTTGGGGTGAAAGTCTCCATTGTAGAGCCAGGCTTTTTCAAAACAGCCATGACTAATCTTGAAACGGTAGAGGCCGCTCTGAGGCACTACTGGGACCGAATGACCCCTGAGGCCCAGCAGAGCTATGGGGAAAGTTTCTTTCGCAATTGTGAGTACTGATGCATGCTAGAATACGGGTGGAAGCAGAGAAGTAAATTACTAGACACTGTATCAGTGTCCcaacatttgaggggctgccacagggcgggggggggggggtgtcaagctatttcccaaagcacctcaaggccagacaaggaataatggatggaaactgaccaaagagagattcaatctagaaataaggagaaattttctgacagcgagaacaatcaaccaatggatcaGACTGCCttcggattattattattattattattattatttatatttgtatgccgccactctccgtagactcgggatgttcatcactggaggctttcaagaagaaattggtctgccatttgccagaaatggtgtagagtgtcctgcttgagtggggggttggactagatgacctacaagttcccttccaaccctatttATCTGTTACTCCCATTTGAAGCCATTTTAATGCAAAATCTCTTCCAAAGAAATGCACCATGGCCATAGCCATATTGCAGAGTTTAAGGATATTTTTTGTTCCAATCTCCATTCTCAAAATACTAAAACCTGCCAAAGTGTGACTGAAATCactctggaaagaaaaaaaaattgggtagGCCTTGCTctcatttttatcattatttttgagggttgtttttaaatttaaaaaaaaggcttTCAACATTTGGTATTTGGCTCCTAAATTTCAGCAAgtgcatagcaatagcacttagacttacatgccacttcaaagtgctttacagccctctctaagcaatttacagtatcagcatgttgcccccaacaatctgggttctcattctaccgatcttggaaggatcAAAGTGGAGTGAAcagagcctgcagtactgcattctaaccactgggccactacAGCTTTTCAGCTCAGCGAATGCTAGAAAACTATTACATTTGCATGTGCAAATTCATATCTGTTCTAACACCATCCAAGGAATTGCAGATATGTCTTACATCCCAGCTGTGATTTCAGTCAATTTTTGCAGTTTGCTAGTTAAATACAGAACAGAGAAGAGTTTTCTTTACATAGTGCCCATCAGATGAATTGAACTCTTTATCATTTTATAGTGATGGGATTATAAACATCTTGCCTTTAACCCAGTGGGGTTCTCAACcagggggtcaggacccctttgggggtcgaatgaccgtttcacaggggtcgcctaagaccatgggaaaagacaaatttcccctggtgttaggaactaaagcttctattctggcgccttggaacatatttttacaatctgaccaatcaggcatttacagtgggggtgtccctctaactttcctgccaatcagcttaaagctctgttgggagaattggggccaGACTTATGGCTGGGCATCACCATAACacgaggaactgcattaaggggtcgtggcattagaaaggttgagaaccattgcttcAACCATTTGTCTTTAGACTGAAGATCATCTAATTGAAGACAATTAATTTAGCTCTAGGAGAAGTCAAGTGTTAGTTGACGGGAAAAGCTAACCAGGAGTCAGTATTTTACATGAAGACAAGAGATGTCCTaaaacaggaacaggaaactcttaTCAGGAACATAAACCTCTTATAAGTTTAATTTCTGATGATGATTTCCATCTCTCTGTAGACTTGAAAGTCCAGAAGTTCATCATGAACATCATCTGTGATTCAGATCTCAGCAAAGTGACGAACTGCATGGAGCACGCCCTTCAAGCTAAGCACCCTCGCTCTCGTTACAGTGCAGGGTGGGACGCCAAGTTTCTGTGGCTGCCAATCTCCTATCTACCTTCCTTTTTGGTGGATATTACCCTGTCTATCATCTTACCAAAGCCAGCTCAGCGGGTGCACTAAAAGCTACTCCCTTATGATCAGGCTAGAGGCCTAAATGTTGACAGATCATACTCCCGAAAACTAATAAGAAATAAAGGATTATTCAAAGAAAGCTGTTATGTCTCACCAGCTCTGATTTCCCAGGATGATATGGAAACATTTCCATATTGTTAAGTTAGTTAAGTTAAGTTAGTTACTATCCAGGTGCTGAGAAATCATAAAGAACAGGGATATTTGGATGCAGAAGGGAAACGTTGGGCAAATGAATTGAGTAATCAGTGCCAAAAAGTGGGTaccattcccccccccaagcATCAGCTTTTTTTAGTGAGACTCTGAAGTACAAATGACAATACAAGAAAAGGCAATATTTAATCTTAACTGCAGCCTTGAAGGAAAAGGTTAAAGTAAAATAAGTATTCCGAATGTCAAAACATTTAACAGTTCATTGTCTTAACTGCTCCCCTTGCAAAATCACACCACTGTTGCAGACTTTCAGAGGCAGAACTGGGGGAGACCTTATAGGAAGTACTCCAAAAGACCTTGAGCTCTTAACTTTTGTAGTATGTTGTAGATTGCTCAACAGTCCAACTTTCATCATCCACACACTCTACAAGCAGGAAGGtctactggggttttttttggtgtaGAACATCTAAATATCCAAGAGAGATCAAAGATGATCTCCAGTCCATGATCTGAAAACTGTTGCTACCTTTTTGTATATATGGCCAAGTCTTCTATTTAAAGGAGGAATAGATACCAAAGCTTCACCTGTAGGTTAGGTAAATGTATGGAAGTGGAGATTTAAACACATTTAGGACGAAACCATTTCCCCAGGTATCATGCTTTCCCGGTTTCAATCCTGACGGGTAAGATGATAGAAATTCATTAGGATTCAGTAAATTGGCTTGGGTTACATTCAACCAACCATCTTTCAATTTTTCACTAAGCCCTAACAAGCCTTCCTTTTACTCTGCTTCAGGCAAAAATAGTTCTTAAAAGTTAGAATTCTATTTTTAGCTAGACAGCTCTGTTAAGGAGTGTGTATATTAACCTGATTTTTCAAGAATGCCAGCAAACCTAGCACAAATATATTCCAAATGTATTTGTTAAGAAAGGGCATACATAAAAATACTGAAAGATTAGAGGCAACAGGAAAAAAAGGATAGAATTTGCAATTCTCCACAATGCCCATAAGAGGGTGATTTGGGATCCAAGGGAAGTTTCTTGTATAACCACATTAAATTTGATACACATAATCTATTGCTTATGTTGAAACTTTAATATGGCATTAGCTTTGCTGAGAAAGAATAACTTTTAGAGACAATTAAGATTGATGAGCCTACTTTCATGGAGCTAATCTAGGAAAAACGGCTGTGACTGACTTGGCTCATAAAAGCCCAGACAGGAAGTGGTTTAATAATGACCAAGAACTAAAGTCCTGTTGAAAGCCAGAGGATGAAAAAGCAGAACAGAATGCAATTCACACTTCTCTATCCAGGCAGTCCTTGTCTTACAAGCAATGTGGGCCAgattttccattgctaagcaaaggtggtggttaagtgaatgcatgacctttttctgccatggttgttaagcaaatctggcttcccccattaacTGCTTGTCAGAGGTTGGCAGGGGGGAAGTTTGCAAATGGTGATTTCCCTCTCCCGGGGATGCTGCGACCATTAATAATACATGCCGGTTGCCAAGAAACCAAATTTCAAATCATGCGACCATGGGGATACTGTGTTGGTTGCAAGCATGAGGACCAGTTTTAAGTAACTTTTCTTCAGTGCCACTAAAACTTCTAACAGACActaaatggctgtaagtcaaggactatctgtaaaggGTAAAAATACATACCAGTACATCCAGATCAAGAACCCACCTGATCCAAATACATCCCATGCTGCAATGTTAAATAAGGTCTCCTAGATTTCTGGAGCAGTGCAGGAGTTGTTTACAACTGATTATATACCATATGTTATTTCAGTACCACACAAAGAACCCATGTTCTACCAACCATCATCTCTTTTTTAAGAGTCAGAGGATGAGGCAAAGCTTAAAAATGGTCAATGGAGAAAAGGCACCATACAAATAAGTCACGACACGAGGGTGAAACAATATCTTTTATTTTCCAAATAGTGAATTATTGACTAAAAATATTAGCCCTGACAATTTTCCTTCTTATTATAACCTATATAGAATCAAGAGCTTACCTTTccaaaggaaaggagaaatataGCTGAACACATAAGACAGTCTACTTGAAAGGACTCATAAGGTAGAGAATAATGTCTTTAAATATGTTTGCTCACATCTATTAAGGGCACTAGGAACGTAACGTCAGATGCCCACTAGGTGGCACACAAGTCTCACATGAAGGATAATGAAAGGTCTAGGacaagggtcctcaaacttggcaactttaagtcttgtggacttcaacccccagaattctctagccagcattccacaagtcttaaaagttgccaagtttgaacacTTCTGGTCTAGGAGTTGCAGTGAGGTGCAAGGAATGGATTTAAACCTGTCCATtatgggagaggggggaaaaagaaagatacGGCAACGTGTGAATCCTTTGAGGGCAGCATATATTTTCCTAACAGGCAACAGAAGAAGAGGCATCCACCCCACCCTGTCCCATTGGCACATGATGGTCAACTGTATCCCCAGATATGGAGATGAAAGTATTCCAGAGCTTTGTGATTGGGCCTCATAATAGTCGGATGTACAGGAACAGGAACGGTTACATGACCTCATATCCACTGCGGATTCCTTTCATGAGGCAACAGGCAAAAATGATGCCCAgaagctggggggaaaaaaagaaagatgttaTTTAGCCCTGATGTTTTATTTAGAAATAGCAAGACTACTGCACTGTAGGAGTTGGGcaggtacagtggttagaatgcagaattgcaggcaaactctgcctacagccatatatactgctcaaaaaaataaagggaacacttaaacaacacaatataactccaagtaatgttacaccaacactccgcagtctgcattgcttgccgatcaatttccggtcacaattcaaagtgttggttatgacctataaagcccttcatggcatcagaccagaatatctctgggaccgccttctgccgcacgaatctcagcgaccggttaggtcccacagagttggccttctccgggtcccgtcgactaaacggtgtcgtttggcgggacccaggggaagagccttctctgtggcgaccccgaccctctggaaccagctccccccggagatcagaactgcccccaccctccttgcctttcgtaaagttcttaagacccatctctgccgtcaggcatgggggaactgagacatctcccccgggcctatacagtttatacatggtatgtttgtgtgtgtgtttgcttttaataatggggtttttagtgttttttaaattattagatttgttcctacattgtctttgttattgttgtgagctgccccgagtctatggagaggggcggcatacaaatctaataaataataataataataataataataataataataataataaaatcaaacttctgtgaaatcaaactgtccacttaggaagcaacactgattgacaatcaatttcacatgctgctgtgcacattcaactttatacagaacaaagtattcattgagaatatttcattcattcagatctaggatgtgttgagtgttccctttatttttttgagcagcgtatatatacatatacagtgatgcctcgtcttacaaatgtcttgtcatacaaacttttcgagatacaaacccggggtttaagatttttttgcctcttcttacaaactattttcaccttacaaacccaccgccgccgctgggatgccccgcctccggacttccgttgccagtgaagtgcccatttttgcactgctgggattcccccgaggctcccctccatgggaaaccccacctctagacttccctgtttttgtgatgctgcaggggaatcccagcaggggaatcccagcagtgcaaaaatgggctggcaatggaagtccggaggtggggtttcccagtgaggggagactcagtgaaatcgcagcagcgcaaaaacacagaggtccggaggtggggtttcaaggacttcggtgtttttgcaatgctgcgatttcactgaggctccctttactgggaaaccccacctacggacttccgttgccagcgaagtgctcgtttttgcgatgctgggattcccctgctgggaattcccctgcagcatcgcaaaaacacagaagtctggaggtggggtttcctatggaggggaatctcaggggaaatcccagcagcgcaaaaacaggtgcttcaactggcaaaaggggtgaattttgggcttgcacgcattaattgcttttccattgattcccatgggaaacattgtttcgtcttacaaacttttcaccttaagaacctcgccccggaaccaattaagtttgtaagacaaggtatcactatatatagGTATAGTCACATTTTAACTGTGTTTGTGGAAGTCTGCCTTTTTGTGATGT
This genomic interval carries:
- the RDH5 gene encoding retinol dehydrogenase 5 isoform X2 encodes the protein MWCCILLISLVWAVVWFLRDQQVLSTFKDKYVFITGCDTGFGNMLAKKLDKKGFHVLAGCLAQKGADNLARTSSPNLRTTLIDVTSSESISKAVEWVKAQVGQKGLFGLVNNAGLGSSIGPTEWMTVEDYRKVMSVNTFGMIEVSLAFLPLLKRARGRVVNVSSVLGRVSANGGGYCVSKYTVEAFSDSLRRDMYHFGVKVSIVEPGFFKTAMTNLETVEAALRHYWDRMTPEAQQSYGESFFRNYLKVQKFIMNIICDSDLSKVTNCMEHALQAKHPRSRYSAGWDAKFLWLPISYLPSFLVDITLSIILPKPAQRVH
- the RDH5 gene encoding retinol dehydrogenase 5 isoform X1 → MENPRLLLPGQKNYGLQPTMWCCILLISLVWAVVWFLRDQQVLSTFKDKYVFITGCDTGFGNMLAKKLDKKGFHVLAGCLAQKGADNLARTSSPNLRTTLIDVTSSESISKAVEWVKAQVGQKGLFGLVNNAGLGSSIGPTEWMTVEDYRKVMSVNTFGMIEVSLAFLPLLKRARGRVVNVSSVLGRVSANGGGYCVSKYTVEAFSDSLRRDMYHFGVKVSIVEPGFFKTAMTNLETVEAALRHYWDRMTPEAQQSYGESFFRNYLKVQKFIMNIICDSDLSKVTNCMEHALQAKHPRSRYSAGWDAKFLWLPISYLPSFLVDITLSIILPKPAQRVH